The window CATCTTTATTTTTATGCTTCTTTATTACAAAGGTTCTGGACTCATCGCAAATGTCACTCTTGTTCTCAATCTTCTGTTCATTCTCTCGGCTCTCGCTTTGTTGAAAGCGACGCTCACCCTCCCTGGAATTGCCGGTATTGTCCTCACGCTCGGCATGGCGGTTGATGCCAACATTCTTATCTTTGAACGCATTCGTGAAGAATTGCGACTTGGAAAATCTGCGCGAGCTGCAGTTGAAGCGGGATATCACAATGCCATGCGCACGATTATTGATGCGAACGTCACGACCGTTATTTCGGGCATTGTGCTGTATCAATTTGGCACCGGCCCTATTAAAGGCTTTGCTGTGACTCTTATCCTTGGTCTTGTCATTAGCATGTATACTGCCTGCCTCTGTTCGCGAATGGTCTACGATTACTTCCTGACCGTCAAACGTGTTGAAAGGATTTCCGTATGAAGTTTCAGATTCCTTTTTCGAAAATCGAACCTCTCTCTCTTGGCATTTCAATTCTTGCCGTGATTGCTTCTGTGGTCATCATTCTCGTTCGAGGATTTAACTACGGCATCGATTTTCAAGGAGGAGCAAAGTTGGAATATCAATTTGCAGAAACCGTCAATGAAGAAAAAATCCGCCAACTTCTGAAACCTCTCAAGTTAGGAGATGTCAGTGTTGTGCGCTTTGGAAAAGCTGAAGATAATCGCATGAGCATTAAAGTGGAACTTCCCGAAGAACATACAGCCATTGGACCTATGATTACCACAGAGTTGGAAAAATCTTTTGGACAGGGAAACGTGAAACTCGAACAAGAAGAGACGGTTGGTCCACGAGTAGGAAAAGAACTGCGAAAAAAAGCATGGCTTACGATTCTTTTTTCCTGGCTCCTGATGTTGATTTATATCGGATACCGATTCGATTTTCTTTTTGCGCCAGGCGGCATTATTGCTCTTATTCACGATGTTGTGATCACGCTCGGTTTTTTCTCTCTTTTGGGAAAAGAAATTAATCTGACCATTCTCGCTGCTATCTTAACCCTGATCGGTTATTCCATTAACGATACGATTGTTATTTTTGATCGTATTCGTGAAAATAAACATCGCATCTCTCTCTCCACGCTTACTGCTGTTGTTGATGAAAGCTTGAATGCAACGCTTTCGCGAACGATCATTACTTCTTTAACGGTCTTCTTTGTCGTGGTGGTGCTCTTCCTCAAGGGTGGCGGAACTCTGCATGATTTTGCCTTTGCGCTCATCATTGGTGTCATTGTTGGAAGTTATTCCACTCTTTTTGTCGCAACGCCGGTGTATAAAGCTCTTTATCGTTCTCAAGCTCGGTCAAAAAAATGAGCTGGAAGATTTTGCCCGAAAACACTCTTGTTCAAAAACATCTCGCCAAAGAACTTTCTCTTCACCCCATCACGGCACAACTATTAGTGAATCGCGGTATTTTCGATATTGAAAGCGCGCAGCGCTTTTTGAGTCCGCGGCTGGCTGATCTTCCTGATCCCTTTTCTCTTATCGATATGGCCCCTGCGGTGACTCGGATTCTGCACGCTCTTCAAGAACATGAACAAATCGCCATTTATGGTGATTACGATGTCGACGGCATCACCGCCACAGCGCTTCTCGCCCGCTTTTTTCACAGCATCGGCACTTCCGTGCTCACCTATATTCCGCATCGAATCGAAGAAGGTTATGGACTGAGCCAAAAAGGAATTGAATACTTGAAACAAAAAGGAGCGCAGCTCCTGATTACGGTGGATAACGGAATTGCTGCAAAAGAAGAAATTGCGTTTGCAAAAACGCTCGGCATGGAAGTGATTGTCACAGATCATCATACTGTGGGGCTTTTGCCCTCTTCTGCGATCGCCGTCGTGAATCCGCAACGATGTGAAGAAGGAAATCCATTTCGAGTTTTAAGTGGATGCGGCATTGCTTTTTATCTTGCCTGTGCGCTTCGAAAACGAATGCGCGAAGAGAATTTGCTTCCGCAAGATTCGTTCGATGTCAAAGAACTCTTAGACCTCGTTGCCCTTGGCACGATCGCTGATGTGGTCCCTCTGACAGGAATCAATCGTATTTTGGTTTCAACAGGACTCAAGCAATTGCAAACCACGAAATATCCCGGCATTCGCGCACTCATGGATATCGCTTCATTAGAGCCTACTTCCCTTTCAACTCGCTCCGTAGCATTTGCGCTTGCACCCCGACTCAATGCTGCGGGACGTCTGGCACATGCTGACGAAGCCTTGGCGCTTTTGATGACACAGGATGAAATGAAAGCAACGCAGTTGGCTCAAAGACTTGATCATTTAAATCGTGATCGACGAGGACTTGAAGCGACCATGTTTGAAGAAGCGCTCTTTCAGATACAAGGAAGAGAAGATGGTGGCGCACTTATCGTCTCTGCTCCTCATTGGCACCCGGGAGTCACGGGCATTGTGGCATCCAAACTTGTGGAACAGTTTGATCGCCCTGCTGTGGTGATTGGCGGTTATCCCATCTGTCGTGGTTCTGTTCGTTCAACGAAAAATCTCAACATCATAAACTGTCTCACGGAAACAGCGCAGATGCTGGAACGCTATGGTGGTCATGCCGTCGCTGCGGGGCTTACGATCCTTCCTGAAAAAATTGAGGCATTTCGCGAAATGTTTTCACAGATCTGCAAGGAACATCTCGCCAATGCTTCTCCCATGTTTACTTCTGTGGACGGCTCTCTCTCGTTTAACGTGTTGAGTCCCCAATTGCTCGATGAAATAAAATTATTTTCTCCCTTTGGAGCGGGAAACCCTGAACCTCTTTTCTGTTGCGATGATATTGCAATTCGCAATCATCGTATTGTCGGTGAAAAGCATTTAAAATTTGAAGCCTTTCATGAAGGAATTTCTCTCGATGCCATCGGTTTTTCTCTCGGCAAGACACGGCTTCACTCGATGCAAAACATTTCCATAACCTTTTGTCCGGAATGGAATGAGTGGAATGGTTCGCGTAAAATTCAGTTGAAGGTGAAAGAATTGAGACAAAGACTATAAACTATGGACCAACTATGGTCTGTTTTCAAAGGGTGTCATCGCGAGCCCGAAGGGCGTGGCGATCTCCTGAAATCAATGTATACGAGAGATTGCTTCGTCACCCGCCATAAAACATGACGGGATCCTCGCAATGACATACTTTTGCAAGCAGGACATAAATTGAACACAACTTTTTGAACTCTCTACCGAAGAACACCATAACAGACAACAAAAGGAGAATGTATGTCAGAGGCATTTGATTTCGAGATCAGCATACCCAAACCAATACCCCAAGAAGCTGAAGAATTACGTTCTCGTCTTATTTCCTTTCGTCGTGTTATCGATGCATGTGAACAAGGACAGCAAAGTGCCTGCAAAGAAGCTCAGCTCGACCTTAATTTCTCCCGCTTGGCTTATGAACAATTAGTTTCTTTGCAAGGTGGTCGGCGTGCAACTAGAAACGACCGCTGTCAAGTGCAGCAAATTTCTTATGACACAGGAAAACAAGTTACGAGTAAGAAAGTTGTGGCCGGAGGAATACATTTCTGCGTGCCATCAGAGGGTTATTGGTTAACATATTATGCAGAAAACATTCAAAATGCACAGGATGGACTTGCTTCCGTGTATGCACAACGCCGAAGATAAAAGTCCGTTTTAACAAGTGCTCGAGGTGAATTAGTATGTCATCCCTGCGTAGACAGGGATCTAGTATTTTCGATGGTTCTGGATTCCCGCTTTCGCGAGAATGACATACAAAAGTAATTTATGAGATAGCTTCTATAGAGTTCATCATGTTCGAAATAAAAGTCATTAAATATTTTAAAGCCAGTCACGGTCTCTATAATTTTCAAGGAGAAGATGAACCGATCCACGAGCACCACTGGCGCATGGAAGTCGTCGTCACATCTGAAGAGGTCGATGTTTCCGGGTGTGCGATCGATTTTCATGAAGTCGATCAAGCGATTGCAGAAGTCATTCGTCCCTATGAAGGAAAAGCCTTTAATGACGTGGAACCTTTTATTGAAATCAGCCCCTCAGCAGAACTGATCGCCAAACATTTCTACAACCGGCTCGCGCCGGCTTTCAATAAACAACACACCGCACTGTTATCGGTAACAATATGTGAAGATGATTATCATCGAGCAACCTATTTCACTTAAGGAATTCCCGGTAGAGGCATTGATGGAAAACCAGTATTTTCTGCAAGCGGTATTTCACGATGGATCGGCATTATTTCCCAATTACCTTGATTGCGTAAAACTGCAAGAAGACCATAGACAATAAGAGGATTGTCTGTTTCCAATTCTTCTAAAACAAAGACAAGCTGTTCTGTTGGAAAATATTGGAGAGCCGCGCGCGCAGTCTCATTATAGTTTGTCAGTGTTGCGAGGAGAACAAGCGCTGTTAAAGCCGTGTCATCATCGTGTAGTGCCATAACAATATGTCTGCCAACGCGAAGAGATTCCGCTACTGGAAGAGCCGGAGAATATCCTAATCGCGCAAGACGTGCGAGAGCGATTGCTGCTGAAGGGTGATCTTCTGCATATCGCATGATTAATTCAAAAGAACTGAAAGGGAAAATGCCTTCATCCACAAATATGCGAAAAGTATCTTCTGGCAATTGACCCAAAATAACAATTTTCTGATGTTCACGAAGATGTGGCGTCTGCAGAAACCATTGAAGCGCTTCAAGTGAACCAGCTTGCAGATATTCATGAAGTCGGGCAATTGCCCTATAGCGTTCTGTTTTCAAAGTATTTTGATCATCAGCAATGTCGATCAATGTTTGAATTTCAACCGTGCTTACTTCCATTCTATTGTGTCTTTGTTGCACTGCGTCTGGTTCTTTTTGCTGATCTTCCACAGGAATATTTTCATTTTCCACAAGAGGAACATCCGCTTCACCGGGAAGTACAATGCGTTGTCTTCTTAACCTCGGCTCTTGTATCACTTCTCCGGGAAGACCTGGAGCTTGTCGTCGTTCGCGGTCACGAAGTTCAATGAGTCTCCCCGTGAGCCGTCGAAAATCTCCCCACTGCATCGCCTCAACATACAGCATCGGAATTTCCAAATTATCCTGCATTTTTTGTTGCATCAGCGCGTACAGTTCTGGATCGAGTTCTGCACGAAGTTTGCGACCATTGATGTCATACCGATAATCAAGTGGTGGTTCATGCAGATCCAGCAATGCAGCTCCTGGAGCTGCGATTGCAGAAATGACAACAGCACCCAGAAATATCCATGCTCCCGCAAAATAAAATCCAGAACTCACCGTCAACCGAGCTGCTTGCGGAACAGCTTGCCTTGCCGCTGGTGATCGAAAAAGCTGACGAAGAAATGAGTCCGGTAATCGAACATAGCCTGGACGTGACGATGGGATCGGCACCTCGGGAGGGGGCAACGGCATAGGCGTTACAGGTGGTAATGGAACTGGAATCATTCCAGGCACGTGAGCGCTGAGAATTCCCGATAATTGGGTTGAAAATGTACTTCCAAAAATGGTCATTAAAGCGATTTCCTTTTCATTCGCAATTTTATCGCCCGCTTCAAAAAAAGGTTGCGTTGAAGGAAAAACTTCACGAGGATGCCGCCCATGAAGGAAACATCAGCCATAGCGGTCCTTTCAGGGGGTCTTGATAGCACGGTGGCAATGAAACTCGCAAGGAAGAGTTCCCGCATTGTTCTCGCTCTCACCTTTGATTATGGCCAGCGCGCAGCCAAAAAAGAGATTGCTGCTGCGCAGGGCAGCTGTCAAAAATGGGATATTCCACATAATGTTATTGAGCTTCCGTGGCTCGCAAAAATCACACATACAGCGCTTGTACAGAAAGAGCGCAAGCTCCCAAAATTCAACGCCACAGAGCTTGGACAAAGCAAGGATCGGGAACAGAAATCGGCGATAGCCGTGTGGGTACCGAATCGGAATTCGGTTTTCTTAGCTATTGCTGCAGCGCATGCTGAAGCGCTGGCGGCTGACGCGATTGTGGTCGGATTTAATGCTGAAGAGGCGGCAGCATTTCCAGATAACAGCATCGACTTCATAAAGACATTGAACCAAACTCTTACTTTCTCAACACAAAATAAAGTGAAAATTATCTGCCCAACTGCGGAGATGAACAAAATCGATATCCTCAAAAAAGCAGTGGAACTTGACATTGATCTTGAGAAGCTTTGGTCCTGCTATGAAGGTGGAGAAAAACCTTGTGGTGTTTGCGAATCATGTGCGAGAACAAAGAGAGCGATGCAGGTCATAACACCCCATACCCCCTCTCACCTTAAGAGGGGGAAACAATAATGAAACAACATTTCCTCAAAAGAACACTTTGCTATGATGGGTCACAACTTCGCTCTCACTGGATCTTCGAGCAAACAGATGAAGCCGGAGATGCGATTCTCTCCTTTATTGGTCCGGCTGATGTGCCGACCACAAATATGGTGGATCTGATAGATGTACGAAATAATGCTCCGATTGCAAGTCGATCGATGCTGCATTTTTTGATCGAACATTTTGAAACCGATCTCGAAAAGACGATCCTGCGTCAACGATTGCTTGTCGCAAGTGCTTTAGAATTGTTATGCACACACATCTCAGTAATGCGCCTGTCTGCTCTGGT of the Deltaproteobacteria bacterium RIFCSPHIGHO2_02_FULL_44_16 genome contains:
- a CDS encoding single-stranded-DNA-specific exonuclease RecJ, translated to MSWKILPENTLVQKHLAKELSLHPITAQLLVNRGIFDIESAQRFLSPRLADLPDPFSLIDMAPAVTRILHALQEHEQIAIYGDYDVDGITATALLARFFHSIGTSVLTYIPHRIEEGYGLSQKGIEYLKQKGAQLLITVDNGIAAKEEIAFAKTLGMEVIVTDHHTVGLLPSSAIAVVNPQRCEEGNPFRVLSGCGIAFYLACALRKRMREENLLPQDSFDVKELLDLVALGTIADVVPLTGINRILVSTGLKQLQTTKYPGIRALMDIASLEPTSLSTRSVAFALAPRLNAAGRLAHADEALALLMTQDEMKATQLAQRLDHLNRDRRGLEATMFEEALFQIQGREDGGALIVSAPHWHPGVTGIVASKLVEQFDRPAVVIGGYPICRGSVRSTKNLNIINCLTETAQMLERYGGHAVAAGLTILPEKIEAFREMFSQICKEHLANASPMFTSVDGSLSFNVLSPQLLDEIKLFSPFGAGNPEPLFCCDDIAIRNHRIVGEKHLKFEAFHEGISLDAIGFSLGKTRLHSMQNISITFCPEWNEWNGSRKIQLKVKELRQRL
- a CDS encoding protein-export membrane protein SecF, which translates into the protein MKFQIPFSKIEPLSLGISILAVIASVVIILVRGFNYGIDFQGGAKLEYQFAETVNEEKIRQLLKPLKLGDVSVVRFGKAEDNRMSIKVELPEEHTAIGPMITTELEKSFGQGNVKLEQEETVGPRVGKELRKKAWLTILFSWLLMLIYIGYRFDFLFAPGGIIALIHDVVITLGFFSLLGKEINLTILAAILTLIGYSINDTIVIFDRIRENKHRISLSTLTAVVDESLNATLSRTIITSLTVFFVVVVLFLKGGGTLHDFAFALIIGVIVGSYSTLFVATPVYKALYRSQARSKK
- a CDS encoding 7-cyano-7-deazaguanine synthase QueC, giving the protein MKETSAIAVLSGGLDSTVAMKLARKSSRIVLALTFDYGQRAAKKEIAAAQGSCQKWDIPHNVIELPWLAKITHTALVQKERKLPKFNATELGQSKDREQKSAIAVWVPNRNSVFLAIAAAHAEALAADAIVVGFNAEEAAAFPDNSIDFIKTLNQTLTFSTQNKVKIICPTAEMNKIDILKKAVELDIDLEKLWSCYEGGEKPCGVCESCARTKRAMQVITPHTPSHLKRGKQ